The Tripterygium wilfordii isolate XIE 37 chromosome 1, ASM1340144v1, whole genome shotgun sequence sequence TTCGGGTTATCCTACTCACCCCTGAGATGTTATCCACAGCAACCTCAAGATCATTTTTCTCATATACCCAAGGAACAGCCTTATCATTCACGTAAGAAGGCTTTGAAGGATGTGGACTTTTGACAAACGGTTGATCTTCTAAAAAGTACTGCAAAACAATTGGCTTCGTCCTCCCACCAGGCCTTGGTCCTTTATAGAATTCATCCCCAATAACATTGACTGCATTCAGGCACCCTGACTTCACACCAAATACTACTTTCTTGCTATCAATCAAATCCTGCacctttgcttgaaattgaaaacaattctccagagaatgtccctcaactcctttgtgaaattcacaagtcttcaactcatcataACCATCGTATCTCAAcgtcaagtccaactcctctctTTTAATAAGTCCTTCATTTTCCAAAGCACCCAACACCAAACTCAAAGACATAGTTACCTCTGCAATTTTCCTCCTAAACTCACCTGAACCCTCAATAGCATTGGTACCTCCATTGCCATGATCCGGCAAAGGGTTAGTGGTCACATCGGGCTTcctgatcccatcaaaattcaaccatccagaattgaccatattttgcacaattctcttgaaggtcagacgattttcaattgaatgtccaggTGAATCCCCGTGATAGGCACACGTCACCTCAGGGTTGTACCAATGAGGATAAGGTGGATTCTGGGGTCCTCCTCCCGGGATAGGTGCAATAGCTGAATTAGACAATAACTTGTCATAACACTAGGCATAAGTCATGGGTATCGGAGCGAACTGCTCTATCTGCCTTCGGGGTCTAGGgttattttcaaagttttggtaattttggcGGGGTGGTTGGTAAGCTTGCTGAGGTGGCTGGTAATTTTGCTGAGATGGTCGATAAGCTTGCTGAGGTGGTTGGTAAGTCTGTTGAGGTGGTCGATAAGAATGCTGAGGTGGCGGGTAGGAATTTGAGTTTAGGTGGTGGTTATATGAACTAGACAGCCTGGGAGCATTGCTTCGCGACCTCTAATCAGAAGTGGGAGACCCATAAGTGGGATTGCTGCTATAATTAACGGTATGCACctcgttttccttcttcttcatcttccctcccTTCTGATACTCTGGTTTCTCAAGCATCCGGACGCTAATGCTAATATTTCCTCTTTGCATGCATCTCTCAATACGTTCCCCTGCTCGgatcatttctcctaaacctgcatgcccccctccagcaatttttgaagtataaggctctcgaagtgcgtcaatgaatgcattaaccatatcttgttccgccaatggagggtgcatctgggatgctaagtctctccatctatgggcccaatcccgaaaactttctccttccttcatgacagTACACTGAAGATCATAGATGGTGGGGACTTTCTCCATGTTATGCTCGTACTTTTTAAGGAATAAGTTAGCTAGATCCTCCCAGGTCTCAACAGAAGACggatctaagcttgtaaaccaccgagttgcgctccccgtcaaactttcctggaaaaagtgaatcaatatcttttcatcatgaacatatggctgcatcctccgacaatacatggtcagatgatctagagggattccagtaccatcaaagagagtaaaagccggaagcttgaaatcaggaggaatGATCAAATCCTTCATCAGACATAACTTATGGGGACTTAAAGCGCCAACaggcccaaatccttcaattgaactcatccatttttccatctttttgtacTGCTCTACAGTAAGACCCCTTCCTCCTTCCTCTTTAATCTCTACAGGCATGACATACGTTTTCTGCTGGGAATCCAGTGATGGAAATCCACCATCCTGAGTTAGCCCAACTACCGGTGCATATCCTGAGGAATTCATTGCCGTGTTGTCATAGGGCTGAAGCATGGGATCTTTCTGTGCTGAACTTTCTGCCATTGCTTTTCCTTTCATAAATTGTGACATCTGAGTAATTAGCATGGCCACTTGTTCTTTCAGGTCTGTAATTTCCTGGCTTTGCTTCTGGATCAGCTCTTTCTGTTGTTCGTTCTCCATTGtcctagcaattcgcaactgtaatcTGGTGCGATAAGGATGACGGTGATATGAATGAACtgatgctttttcttttttacgtgCCACCTTATgatgaaagaaattttattaattgatcAGTTTCATTATTTATGCTTATGCATGATGGTGGATTTATGTGTTCACTAATGCGTAtgaaagtatatatggacatgtataggTGATTAATGAGTGTGCAAGTATATGTGGTCAAGTATGGATAATAaacaagtgtacaagtatatatgaacaggTATGGATGAttagcagatgtacaagtatatatgaacaggtatggataattagcagatgtacaagtatatatgggcatatatgattattcaagtatatatggacatgtatgggccattatgcttgtgcatgatcataacctagactaacatatatgacaaatgtataaaggatgtacatgtatggttcaatgaatatatatacacaggtatgtatcaagtacatataaacatgtaaatgaggaataaaggtacatggtatttaaatgtacaggaaataaatagagttaaggataggagaatcccccattgttcctaaacaaaatcaggttcctacaaatttctgaaggtctcgagccggatctagggttatgtaatgtgcatatgggtggcatatctaactataacgcggctacgcgagaggccactggatcaggttagttcacaccccatatctggaagtggaacccatcccccaatatcttgaagggacatcaatccaggaggatgtctttccttgcttacgtgaggacaaaatccatcaaaagcaaagatcaaccctcactaatcactagtaggacccggtttttatgggccatttgtgtgcatgtgaatggtgatgtgtgtgcgggggaatcataccatatcctcaacaaaccctcaaattttatgaaaccaaaaacttgttattttatctacaatcatgaacaaacacattagattcttcaaaaatgttgaaagaaacatgttcaacaaaataaacaaatcaaccaaatagaaaaacaacaagacaacaaggcccgacccctttggtacaacaaccagatgtccccagtgaagtcgccagctgaagcaaccggcttgaaaaacaatgaagtcgccaccaattgatttttaggatgcaattggacatccgttctggtctacgagaaaaatgggcaagggggtctattgagcgttgggaaggtgttaggcaccccacaactcccgaaaacggttacctttgaatgttttcctatttggctctaatttgtttttgaaaatcccattttgatgggttttattgggatgtaaatgaaaaatccacttggagtggtttggagaacaacttgcacgggatcattggggccattcccggcttggccaatgtttggagaaaacaccacttggagtgggtttgaatatttgaaaaaaagaattgcacgggatcattggggtcattcccggcttggccaaagattggataaggtaccacttggagtgggtttggatatttgggaaaaagagatttttttgagacttggttgatgcaccaaaaggGTCCTCAGTCAAGaagaaatatttaaattaagccttactcacaattatgttcttcatgagaaaagaaagaatccatttatggctcattgaatgggtcaaatatttttaaactcaccgttgagtccgtaaataaattctcctaatccctaaaaacacatttgctttccggatccacgaaatccaaatgttttcaatgaatgccaatggaaccccaatatcttgaaggttctttggtatttaatcaaaacataaggattccataatttaatcttaatgtgttttattaatgtgagacggcttggattaatccaatgactaacgcgttgcatttattttcatgacattcaaataatcctagcatacgtctaagcatcatgacatggtgtgaaaaatcaaaatcctaagcatgcattctaatgcaatcatcattcacaaaatcatctcctaatgtctatatgcttctagcatcctagaatatcatgtatgcattttttattttacatccactacactattacaaggcttacactttacgattatgtacaaaagacaaatatgaaatattatacaacaattgggatgttgcccacgggacccattgctcaaatccggcccaaatcctctaagttgccctccggcccaagcggtcacaagcccgatccaagcccaacaaacacaaacacaaacacaagaatggtcaaatgggtATTCCAATATGATATCAAACCAAATCCATAGTTAAAGATTCATgtgcacatataaac is a genomic window containing:
- the LOC119997146 gene encoding uncharacterized protein LOC119997146 — its product is MENEQQKELIQKQSQEITDLKEQVAMLITQMSQFMKGKAMAESSAQKDPMLQPYDNTAMNSSGYAPVVGLTQDGGFPSLDSQQKTYVMPVEIKEEGGRGLTVEQYKKMEKWMSSIEGFGPVGALSPHKLCLMKDLIIPPDFKLPAFTLFDGTGIPLDHLTMYCRRMQPYVHDEKILIHFFQESLTGSATRWFTSLDPSSVETWEDLANLFLKKYEHNMEKVPTIYDLQCTVMKEGESFRDWAHRWRDLASQMHPPLAEQDMVNAFIDALREPYTSKIAGGGHAGLGEMIRAGERIERCMQRGNISISVRMLEKPEYQKGGKMKKKENEVHTVNYSSNPTYGSPTSD